The DNA sequence AGGGATGAGACCGACGAGATAGCAGAGGTAGCTTTGGAAAATGGCTACCCCGTGCTCTTCCAGGGCGTTCTTGACCCACTTGGTCCTCGTGAAGTCCCGGCCCAGGACGAACGTGGACAGGAGCGGGGCGCAGTTGTCGACGGTGTAGTTGATGCCGTAGATCAAGCAGAGCACGGAGACGCAGTCCAGCTCCACCTTCCACAGCGTCATGAAGCCGACGACCCCGAACTCGACCGAGACGACGGCCAGCGCCAGCCAGACGTTGATGAGCGCGTCGGCCACCAGGAAGGCGGAGAAGAAGAGCAGGAACAGGGCGCTGACGCAGGCGTTCTGGAGCGGGGCCCCCAGGGAGGAGGCGTAGCGGTCCAGGTACACGAAGGAGGGGTTGAACACGATGAACTTGACCCTGGACGTGACCGACAGCCTCCTCAGGGTCTCCAGCAGGCGGTAGAGCTCCTCGCGGTTGGTCTCCGAGGTCTTGGCCACCAGGAACATCCGGGAGGCCACCACGTCCACCTCGTCGTCggccttcttggagaagatgatgtCCTCGGAGAAGTGGGCGAAGCGCGGGGCCTTGAGGAAGGAGTTGCGCAGCGTGTCGGTGAAGTTCTTCTTGGGCAGGCCCGTGGACACGTTCAGCTTCCGCAGGTAGTTCAGGTAGCTCTCGAACCAGGAGATGCGCACGAAGCCCTTGGTGTACTCCAGCACGTTCTCCTGCACGCTGGCGTTCCAGTACTCGATGGACTCGTAGACGTAGAAGCCGATGACCGGGCTGTAGTCGCTGAAGTACTTCTGCTGGGCGCCGGTGTACTCGGTGGTGCGGGTCGCCGTGGCCACGACGTTCCGGACGTCGGACCCCTCGCTGACCTGCAGGTAGCCCATTAAGGCGAAGGAGATATAGATCAGGTAAAAGAGGACTACGAAAGGCTTGACGTACGTGTTGGTGATCCAGTCCGAGTAGTAGCGGCGGAGGAGGCACCCCAGCAGCTGGCTCCGCCGAGCCCCCGCCTCCTCGGCCTCGGCCGCGGCCTCGCCCAGCCGGGCCGTCATCAGGAACCGGTACCAGGGGGGCTTCTGCCGCAGGACGTCCGGCTTGGGCACCTTCCGGCAGAAGACGCCGTGCTGGTGGTTGCTCTCCATGTAGCCGGTGAACACCAGGCTGGAGCCGTAGAAGGAGAGGACGTAGAGGTAGTTGAAGAAGATGGCGATACAGGAAGTGCAGCAGAACATGCGGGCGGCCTCGATGTTGGTGAAGGGGCTGGCGCCGATGCCGAAGGTGACCAGGTACATGGCGGTGGTGAGGGAGTAGGAGAGCATGGAGTCGGCGTAGACCGCCGCCGTCCTCTCTTTCACGTGCTGGTCTTCTCGCGTCTTCCTCCAGGAGGACAGCATCTCGAAGGTCCCGTACAGGCCGTGACCTGGTGGCGAGAATCGGGAGGGTGCTCgatgagcgctcgccgcgtgcccgGCGCcgcgcggcccggccccgggggagggggccggggcccggggggccgggggacccagAGCTTCGccgctcggggcctcggttccctcatccgggaaacggggacgaggggccctgagccccacgtgggacggggaccgggcccggccccgtttgctcgtctccgccccggcgctcggtaccgGGCCCCCCCGTCGCTGacggcatcatcatcatcgccgcgCCCGCGGGCGGATACACCTTCTCcgcgggttggacccggtccccgtccccattttacggacgtgGCGAccgaggaagcgaagtgactcgcccgaggtcacccggcagacgggcggcggggccgggatcggaacccaggtcctcggactcccaggcccgggctctctcccctaggccaggctgcttcccggcTTTCCGGCGGAAAGGTTCGGCGGCCGGGGGTCGGAGTCGGGGGAGGGAACGGGGCGATCGGCGGGCACCCCCATTTTCTGGGGatgaaaccgaggctcagagcgtCCGGCGGCGGAGCGAGGTCTACAACGGGGTATTTATCGTGCACCTACCGaggagaccgtgggccccgcacgggacaggggaccgtgcccgaccccggttgcttgtctccaccccagcgcggagaacggcgcccggcacgtggcagacgcttaacaaataccggaattatcaCTTTTTTAACGTCTCCGTCTCCTCTCTGGGACTCGCCGAACGATCGCTACCGTATCGGAGAAGAAGCCGAGAAAGCGACCCGTTCGCTGGGGTTAACCCAAGCCTTTCTTCAGAGTCACACAGATGTACCTTGgtgttgccaagcactgggagacacAAACCGACTCTTTTAGAGAGTGACATCTTTATCCTGAGGTAGCGTATTCTCTCTCCGAATGATACGACTGGAATTTTTCATGCACCTCGTTCACATTAGTGCCCAGAACTGTGTGGTGTACATAGCGACCGTGAGACACTGTACCGATAACAGTAAtggtgactgtggtatttgttcaacgcttactaggtgccgggcactgtactaaatgcttatcgccgagatccgccctttcctctccacccaaacggctaccttaccgctacggcctctcgtcatatcccggctagactaccgggtcggccttctctctgatctcccttgctcctccctcgccccgctccggtctattcttcactccgccgcccggctcatcttcccgcagaagcgctctgggcgtgtcactccccttcttagaaacctccagtgcttgcctatcgacctccgcacgaaacagaaactcctcgctctaggcttcgaggccgtccgtcacctcgccccttcctacctctcctgccttctctctttccaccgctcgccccgcaggctccgcccctccgccgcccgcctcctcgccatcccccggtctcgcccgtcccgccgtcgacccccgggccgcgtcctcccgcggtcccggaaggccctccctcctcacctcagacaatctaattctcttcccctcttcaaatccctacttaaagctcacgtcctccgagaggccttcccagactgagctccccccttttgtccctctgttccctctccccccccttcacctctccgcagctaaaccctcttctcccccctttccctctcctcctccccctctcccgtcccaccccctcggcaccgtactcgcccGCCCGACCGTATAaatcttcatcactctatttattttgtttaatgagatgtacgtcaccccgattctatttatttgccatcgtttctatgagctgttcttcctctcgactctgtttatcgccatcgttctcgtctgcccgtctcccccgattagaccgtgcgcccgtcggagggcagggaccgtgtctatctcttgccgatctgtccattccaatcgcttagtacagtgctctgcacgtagtaagcgctcaataaatactactgaatgaatgaacggtggggTGGAAACAATCAGattcggtcggacacagtccctgtcccgcacggggctcctggacctcatccccgttttccaggtgagggaaccgaggcccggagaagtgaggccatttgcccaaggtcacacagcagacgagtggcggactcgtatctaccccggcagtcAGCGGGCTGCCGATGAAGCATCGCGAGCGCTTGATCGATACCTGTTCCCAACCCAGCGTCGGCTATTTCATCGAAAGCCCCGAATCCCGACGTTAAATAAAGCAGAAAGGGACGTTCGGTGACATCCCGTCCTTCGTCATGTCTGAAACGGTCACGTTCTGGTCTCGGTAAGGGAAAGCATCAAGCCCGCTTTCACGGTGTTCTCGGCGAAGAGGGTTTGACCTTTTCAAAAAAGGAATGGGTTTTCTGCCgatagagggaaggagagacggaTTAACTTTCCGGGCCTTCAGGTGGCCGAGATAGGCATGAAAACCTTAACCCGAGCGAACGCTCTTAACCAGGTCGTGGTGGACGACTTTCTGGGTGCTTCTGTGGACAGGATATCAAACTACGGCCTCGGTACCGAGGCCTCCGACAGAGCAGTTAAGGGATCGGAACCGCGATGGATTTTGCAGCCGTTCGGAGACGCCGTCCGGAGGGAATTGGCTTAGATTGAAAAATGACGTAAGGGGATTAAACTGAAAAATGACGTCAGGTCtgatttcttctcctcttctcgtCATCACATTTGATAACGGGGTTGTCCGATGCCATCGACTCCCGGTCGCTGTCGAGAAGATATAGATATGATAATATCGCTCCGGGCTCGGTTGCCGTAGAGGTGGAACGAGACGTTTGGCGCACAGGGTTTCCAAGCAGAGCGACTTGGGGTTTTTGAAGAGCCGAGACTCAAGTCGATCGTGCCCGAAGACTCCTAACTGTCTGCTTCTGGAAGCTTCCGGACAGcccgttacaggcagggaacgttgcctgcccattctgttgtactgtctctcccgggcgcttagcacagtgctcggcacgcagtaagcgctcagtaaatgccgtcgcTTAAGTGGCTGGGCATGCCGCTGATATCTCCCTAGTGCTTCGTGCCACACAGTCATTCACTCATGCcgttcgagtgcttactgtgtgcagagtcagaagggcctgggttctaatcccagctctgtcacttctctgctgtgtgaccttgggcgagtcacgtccctcctctgtgcctcagttacttcgggtggaaaagggggattgagactgtgagccccgtgcgggacggggatcgggtccaaccggattaacttgtttctaccccagtgcttcgaacagtgcttagcaagaggccttccctgaccgagcccccctttcttcttctcccacttccttctgcgtcaccctgacttgctccctttcttcatcgccCCTCCCCGCTTACGTCCATagctgtcgtttatttatttccggcagtgtctgtctccccccccccccccccccccgtctagacagtaagctcgtgcgggc is a window from the Ornithorhynchus anatinus isolate Pmale09 chromosome 15, mOrnAna1.pri.v4, whole genome shotgun sequence genome containing:
- the PTCHD1 gene encoding patched domain-containing protein 1 gives rise to the protein MVRHVLRRALRTLLGRLGRLVAGHPVLFASAPVLLSVLLGASFSRYRVEEGVDGLLAPRHSLARIERRLADSLFPLNRSRHRLFSHLHTPGRYARVILASPRRANLLDRPHADLILQLHSAVTRIQVQRPGFNYTFAHICVLNNDKTCVVDDLVHVLEELQAARASNRTNFAITYPITHLKDGREVYNGHQLGGVTVHSKDRVRSAEAVQLTYYLQALNSLNDLVAELWEASFCDTVRLFQKAHRKVRLYPYTSASLREDFQETSRVAERYLVTGLVLVAGAAVLCCSMQDCVRSKPWLGLLGLLTVGLAALTAAGIVNLTGGKYNSTFVGVPFLMLGHGLYGTFEMLSSWRKTREDQHVKERTAAVYADSMLSYSLTTAMYLVTFGIGASPFTNIEAARMFCCTSCIAIFFNYLYVLSFYGSSLVFTGYMESNHQHGVFCRKVPKPDVLRQKPPWYRFLMTARLGEAAAEAEEAGARRSQLLGCLLRRYYSDWITNTYVKPFVVLFYLIYISFALMGYLQVSEGSDVRNVVATATRTTEYTGAQQKYFSDYSPVIGFYVYESIEYWNASVQENVLEYTKGFVRISWFESYLNYLRKLNVSTGLPKKNFTDTLRNSFLKAPRFAHFSEDIIFSKKADDEVDVVASRMFLVAKTSETNREELYRLLETLRRLSVTSRVKFIVFNPSFVYLDRYASSLGAPLQNACVSALFLLFFSAFLVADALINVWLALAVVSVEFGVVGFMTLWKVELDCVSVLCLIYGINYTVDNCAPLLSTFVLGRDFTRTKWVKNALEEHGVAIFQSYLCYLVGLIPLAAVPSNLTRTLFRCLFLIALVTFFHCFAILPVILTFVPPSKKKRKDKKNPDHGEEIESVEMVDMAGTRVVDQITTV